One genomic segment of Paenibacillus xylanexedens includes these proteins:
- a CDS encoding response regulator, with translation MMIVDDEIGIRENIRSCIDWEKEGFHYCGDAPDGELALPLIHEWAPDILITDIKMPFMNGLELTSIVRTQQPDIKIIIMSGHDEFSYAQEAIRLGVTEYCLKPISAAELIQMLHKVSKQMDEEHQRMTNRTITKEKLLADLCGGLIGTTDAIESAKQLSLPLSARYYTIVIIDVRLTDDSRDPESLMKKLLPILEETRDPHVELLPYIRSRTELVLLLKYHSDDNISVYLEQLRGRVRMELEHTFKCNIILGIGSQQERLQGIHVSYLEAEEDKYINRLTLQNRASLREINLDEQTTLFLDRNSFLEFLKIGSPNLRDHFVQEFAAPLQSFDWKSSSYGFYLLNDLTLESFRLANQLFRMSDHSDENITSLQQTIRKITCWEDCTQYLCSLLNLLWQRRAACSGKYSDVIDQVKAYVSREYNNEQVSLKMISAHVRISPSHLSKIFSQETGQTITEYLTQIRIGKAKELLKTTNNKTFEIAYKVGYNDSHYFSNIFKKTTGFTPREYRTQGTEESQARPSDMRKEPMYE, from the coding sequence GTGATGATTGTGGATGACGAAATTGGAATTCGGGAGAATATACGCAGCTGCATTGATTGGGAAAAGGAAGGTTTTCACTATTGCGGGGATGCACCCGACGGCGAACTTGCGTTACCACTAATTCATGAATGGGCTCCGGATATTCTGATTACAGATATCAAAATGCCATTTATGAACGGATTGGAACTGACCTCCATCGTTCGCACTCAACAACCTGATATCAAAATCATTATCATGAGCGGTCATGATGAATTCAGTTATGCCCAGGAGGCTATCCGACTTGGTGTGACCGAGTACTGTCTAAAGCCCATTAGTGCAGCAGAGCTAATCCAAATGCTTCATAAGGTCAGCAAACAAATGGATGAAGAACATCAACGCATGACAAACCGGACGATCACCAAAGAAAAACTGCTGGCCGATCTGTGCGGAGGACTCATCGGTACAACCGATGCGATTGAATCAGCCAAACAACTCTCACTTCCACTCTCGGCCCGGTATTATACAATTGTCATTATCGACGTTCGATTAACAGATGACTCCCGGGACCCGGAATCCCTGATGAAGAAGCTGCTTCCCATACTGGAGGAAACTCGTGATCCCCACGTCGAACTTCTTCCTTATATTCGAAGCCGGACCGAGTTGGTGCTTCTGCTCAAGTATCACTCCGATGACAACATATCCGTATATCTGGAGCAGCTTCGCGGGCGGGTTCGTATGGAGCTTGAGCATACGTTCAAATGTAATATTATTCTGGGCATTGGCAGTCAGCAGGAACGTCTGCAAGGAATTCATGTCTCGTATCTGGAAGCGGAGGAGGATAAATATATTAACCGGCTCACCCTTCAGAACAGAGCTTCTCTACGTGAAATTAACCTGGATGAGCAAACAACTCTTTTTCTCGACAGGAATTCGTTTCTTGAATTTCTCAAAATCGGCAGCCCCAATCTGCGTGACCATTTTGTGCAGGAGTTTGCCGCTCCATTACAGTCCTTCGACTGGAAGTCCTCCTCGTATGGCTTCTATCTGTTGAATGATCTTACGCTGGAGTCGTTTCGGCTTGCGAATCAGCTGTTCCGCATGAGTGACCATTCGGATGAGAATATTACTTCCCTGCAGCAGACGATCCGGAAGATCACGTGCTGGGAGGATTGTACCCAGTATCTGTGTTCCCTGCTTAACCTGTTATGGCAGAGAAGAGCCGCGTGCTCCGGAAAATACAGTGATGTTATTGATCAGGTGAAAGCCTATGTATCCCGTGAATACAATAACGAACAGGTCTCGTTGAAGATGATTTCTGCACACGTCAGAATCAGTCCAAGTCATCTAAGCAAGATTTTCAGTCAGGAAACCGGTCAAACGATAACGGAGTATCTAACCCAGATTCGAATCGGTAAAGCCAAGGAGTTGCTGAAAACAACCAACAACAAAACCTTTGAGATTGCTTATAAAGTTGGTTACAACGACTCTCACTATTTTTCCAATATATTTAAGAAAACAACAGGTTTTACACCAAGAGAATACCGAACTCAAGGAACCGAGGAATCGCAAGCCAGACCATCAGATATGAGAAAAGAGCCCATGTATGAATAA
- a CDS encoding cache domain-containing sensor histidine kinase encodes MKLIQWIASSLRLKLLSMFIILSSVPLIVVGLISYHKSYTVVSNHNKASTQLVADQLARNIDILFEDTERLLELGKNPQVLQYLYSQSESYPEAKAILQTYNLYRETYKYDKVLNISFVNFYGKGISERKGVFKLERNPLRNPYFKYLMQYPDAILRIPHSAAYAEYNRLDGFAYPKQNALSIITTVKERITHEVIGFIVIDLNDSFIDDFLTNTPIKDSGFFYISDQYGNTLFMPDATPASITMMDQIRSVPLHLQHDSFILSAGSKPQFVVYSTSKQTGWKMIGVAPYQEIIAEANSIRQLIIITVLLSAFFAISLYFFLNNRLILPIRILMNKMRKAANGYLEAKVTPHGSDEIADLGKSFNVMLDKLKMLIEKSIRENEQVKIAELRTLQAQINPHFLYNTLESILWMAEAEKKENVIKLVQALSKFFRLSLNKGFDWVSIQTELEHARSYLVIQQMRYHDILTYEISVDRELQDYPILKMTLQPLIENALYHGIKNKRGQGLISIHGYVEDNSIILTVQDNGIGMSADRLAQLREELEKPAGSRSPQDDEQEGGFGLLNVHHRIRLYFGPSYGVEMESTYMEGSTFMIRIPKSKEVNR; translated from the coding sequence TTGAAACTCATTCAATGGATTGCTTCAAGCCTCAGGCTTAAATTACTCAGCATGTTTATCATCCTCAGTTCAGTACCACTGATCGTGGTTGGATTGATTTCTTACCACAAATCCTATACGGTCGTATCCAATCATAACAAGGCCTCGACACAGCTGGTTGCCGACCAGCTTGCCAGGAACATTGACATCTTGTTTGAGGATACGGAACGGCTGCTCGAACTGGGCAAGAACCCGCAAGTGCTTCAATACCTGTATTCTCAATCGGAGTCCTACCCGGAAGCCAAAGCCATCCTTCAGACATACAATCTTTATCGGGAAACCTACAAGTATGACAAGGTACTTAATATCTCGTTCGTGAATTTCTATGGAAAAGGCATAAGTGAACGAAAAGGCGTGTTCAAGCTGGAACGAAATCCGCTGCGTAACCCGTACTTCAAGTATCTGATGCAGTATCCGGATGCCATTCTGCGCATCCCTCATTCTGCAGCCTATGCCGAATATAACAGGCTGGATGGGTTTGCTTACCCTAAACAGAATGCGCTTTCAATTATAACTACGGTCAAAGAGCGGATTACACATGAGGTCATCGGGTTCATAGTAATTGATTTGAATGATTCGTTCATTGATGATTTTTTGACGAATACCCCTATTAAGGATTCCGGTTTTTTCTATATTAGTGATCAATACGGAAATACACTTTTCATGCCGGATGCCACCCCGGCATCCATAACCATGATGGATCAGATCCGATCGGTCCCTTTACATCTACAGCACGACAGCTTTATCCTGTCTGCAGGATCCAAGCCCCAGTTTGTTGTATACAGCACCTCAAAACAGACCGGATGGAAAATGATCGGGGTAGCTCCTTATCAGGAAATCATTGCAGAGGCCAATAGCATTCGCCAATTGATCATCATTACCGTTTTGTTAAGTGCTTTCTTTGCGATATCGTTATATTTTTTCCTGAATAATCGACTGATTCTTCCCATCCGGATCCTGATGAACAAGATGCGTAAAGCTGCAAACGGTTACTTGGAAGCCAAAGTCACACCACACGGCTCGGACGAAATTGCTGATCTGGGCAAAAGTTTCAATGTGATGCTGGATAAGCTCAAAATGCTAATCGAAAAGAGCATTCGAGAGAATGAACAGGTGAAAATAGCTGAACTACGTACGCTGCAAGCTCAGATCAACCCTCATTTCCTGTATAACACGTTGGAATCCATCCTATGGATGGCTGAAGCAGAGAAAAAAGAAAATGTAATCAAACTTGTGCAGGCCCTCTCGAAGTTCTTTCGTTTGAGTCTGAATAAAGGATTCGACTGGGTATCCATTCAAACCGAGCTTGAACATGCGCGGAGTTACTTGGTTATTCAACAGATGAGGTACCACGATATTCTCACCTACGAGATCAGCGTTGATCGTGAGCTTCAGGATTATCCCATTTTGAAAATGACGCTGCAGCCCCTGATTGAAAACGCGCTCTATCATGGGATCAAGAACAAACGCGGTCAAGGGCTGATATCCATACACGGATATGTAGAGGACAATAGCATCATTCTCACCGTACAGGACAACGGAATTGGCATGTCTGCGGATCGATTGGCACAATTACGTGAAGAGCTGGAGAAGCCGGCCGGTTCCCGTTCACCCCAAGATGACGAGCAGGAAGGCGGATTCGGTCTGCTCAATGTACATCACCGGATTCGACTCTATTTTGGACCATCTTATGGTGTTGAAATGGAAAGTACGTATATGGAAGGCAGCACATTTATGATTCGTATCCCCAAAAGCAAGGAGGTTAACCGTTGA
- a CDS encoding ABC transporter substrate-binding protein, with product MRTKKKWGLAITLAMVMLVSTACSSTNGGAGSDNETSTSGNGSTPASAKTITLGFSQVGAESGWRSANTKSIQDSAKEAGYDLKFSDAQQKQENQIKALRSFIQQKVTVIAFSPVVESGWDTVLKEAKDAGIPVILTDRAVDSPDKTLYKTFIGSDFVEEGRKAGQWLSDQYKDTQDEINIVELQGTTGSAPANDRQEGFMELIAPNSKLKVIASQSGDFTRAKGKEVMQAFLKAHKKIDVLYAHNDDMALGAIQAIEAAGLKPGVDITIISVDAVKDGMQAAADGKINFIVECNPLLGPQLMEAVQSVVDGKDIEPRIVTDETTFTSEQAKEALPTREY from the coding sequence ATGCGAACCAAAAAAAAGTGGGGACTTGCCATAACATTGGCTATGGTGATGCTGGTCAGCACGGCATGTAGCAGTACCAATGGAGGAGCAGGCTCCGATAATGAAACTTCAACGAGTGGGAATGGCAGTACACCTGCCAGCGCCAAAACAATTACGCTTGGTTTTTCGCAGGTTGGTGCGGAGAGTGGCTGGCGTTCGGCGAATACCAAGTCGATTCAGGATTCAGCCAAAGAAGCGGGTTATGATTTGAAATTCTCCGATGCGCAGCAGAAGCAGGAAAATCAAATTAAAGCTTTGCGATCCTTCATACAACAGAAGGTGACGGTGATTGCTTTTTCCCCTGTTGTAGAATCCGGTTGGGATACCGTATTGAAGGAAGCGAAGGATGCAGGCATTCCCGTGATTTTGACGGACCGTGCTGTGGATTCGCCGGATAAAACCCTCTACAAAACCTTTATTGGCTCCGACTTTGTAGAAGAAGGACGCAAAGCAGGTCAGTGGCTTAGTGACCAATACAAGGACACACAAGACGAGATCAACATTGTTGAGCTGCAGGGTACAACAGGCTCCGCACCAGCGAATGACCGTCAAGAGGGCTTTATGGAATTGATTGCTCCCAATTCGAAGCTTAAAGTGATTGCATCACAATCAGGTGACTTTACACGTGCCAAAGGCAAAGAAGTCATGCAAGCTTTCCTCAAAGCACATAAAAAAATAGATGTTCTCTATGCACATAATGACGATATGGCGCTTGGTGCAATTCAGGCCATTGAAGCGGCAGGATTGAAACCAGGCGTAGATATTACCATTATCTCTGTGGATGCCGTGAAGGATGGGATGCAGGCTGCTGCTGATGGCAAAATCAACTTTATCGTTGAATGTAATCCGTTGTTAGGACCTCAATTAATGGAAGCGGTTCAATCGGTAGTGGACGGGAAAGACATCGAACCCCGAATCGTTACGGATGAGACGACCTTCACATCGGAGCAAGCCAAAGAAGCATTGCCAACACGCGAATATTAA